From the genome of Streptococcus marmotae, one region includes:
- the tgt gene encoding tRNA guanosine(34) transglycosylase Tgt: protein MTSPIQYRLIKKEKHTGARLGEIITPHGTFPTPMFMPVGTQATVKTQSPEELKEMGSGIILSNTYHLWLRPGDELIARAGGLHKFMNWDQAILTDSGGFQVYSLADSRNITEEGVTFKNHLNGSKMFLSPEKAISIQNNLGSDIMMSFDECPQFYQPYDYVKKSIERTSRWAERGLKAHRRPHDQGLFGIVQGAGFEDLRRQSAHDLVSMDFPGYSIGGLAVGESHEEMNAVLDFTTPLLPENKPRYLMGVGAPDSLIDGVIRGVDMFDCVLPTRIARNGTCMTSEGRLVVKNAQFAEDFTPLDHDCDCYTCRNYTRAYLRHLLKADETFGIRLTSYHNLYFLIKLMKNVRQAIMDDNLLEFREDFIERYGYNSSKRNF, encoded by the coding sequence ATGACATCACCGATTCAATATCGATTGATCAAGAAAGAAAAGCACACAGGGGCTCGTTTGGGGGAGATTATCACACCGCACGGAACCTTTCCAACACCTATGTTTATGCCGGTTGGAACCCAAGCAACGGTTAAAACCCAGTCGCCTGAGGAACTCAAGGAAATGGGGTCAGGCATTATCTTATCCAATACCTATCATCTCTGGCTTCGTCCAGGGGATGAGTTGATTGCGCGTGCGGGTGGGTTGCACAAATTTATGAACTGGGACCAAGCTATTTTGACAGATAGTGGTGGTTTCCAAGTCTATTCGTTAGCGGATAGCCGAAATATTACTGAAGAAGGGGTCACTTTTAAGAACCACCTTAATGGTTCAAAAATGTTTCTATCGCCAGAAAAGGCGATTTCCATTCAGAATAATCTCGGAAGTGATATTATGATGAGTTTTGACGAATGCCCGCAGTTCTATCAGCCCTATGATTATGTTAAAAAATCAATCGAACGGACTAGCCGTTGGGCTGAACGTGGCTTGAAAGCACACCGCCGTCCACATGACCAAGGCTTGTTTGGCATTGTACAGGGAGCTGGTTTTGAAGATCTTCGTCGTCAATCAGCCCATGATTTGGTGAGCATGGATTTTCCAGGCTATTCGATTGGTGGTCTGGCCGTTGGCGAGTCGCATGAAGAGATGAATGCGGTGCTTGATTTCACAACGCCACTCTTGCCAGAAAATAAACCACGTTATCTTATGGGAGTGGGGGCACCAGATAGCTTGATTGATGGGGTAATTCGTGGAGTAGATATGTTTGACTGTGTCTTGCCGACACGGATTGCAAGAAATGGGACTTGTATGACCAGCGAGGGTCGTTTGGTAGTGAAAAATGCTCAATTTGCAGAAGATTTCACCCCACTTGACCATGATTGTGATTGCTACACTTGTCGCAACTATACGCGTGCTTATCTTCGTCACTTGCTCAAGGCAGACGAAACCTTTGGTATTCGCTTGACTAGCTACCACAATCTCTACTTCTTGATTAAGCTCATGAAGAATGTTCGTCAGGCAATCATGGATGATAATCTTTTGGAATTCCGTGAAGACTTTATCGAGCGTTATGGCTACAACAGTTCAAAACGTAATTTTTAA
- a CDS encoding Rrf2 family transcriptional regulator — protein MQISSRFTIATHILVVLALEGEQTKVTSDYLAGSVGVNPVIIRNVLSQLKAANLVSVARGTGGAKVIQDLSTITLYDIYEAVDSLGQSGQLFGFHDNPNPNCNIGRNIHAVLDDRLEAAQRALEAELNQTSLADLVQDAQGKSRLGGNRI, from the coding sequence ATGCAAATTTCAAGTCGATTTACAATTGCGACCCATATCTTGGTCGTGCTTGCCTTAGAAGGGGAGCAGACAAAGGTAACAAGCGATTATTTAGCAGGGAGCGTAGGGGTAAATCCTGTGATTATTCGTAACGTCCTATCTCAGTTAAAGGCTGCTAATCTGGTGAGTGTTGCAAGAGGGACAGGTGGTGCCAAGGTGATTCAAGACTTGTCTACTATTACGCTCTATGATATTTACGAGGCGGTTGATAGTTTGGGACAATCCGGTCAGCTGTTTGGTTTTCATGATAATCCCAATCCAAATTGCAATATCGGTCGCAACATCCATGCCGTGCTAGACGATCGCTTAGAAGCTGCCCAGCGGGCTTTGGAAGCCGAACTTAACCAAACAAGTCTGGCAGATTTGGTTCAAGATGCACAGGGCAAGAGTCGTTTAGGAGGAAATAGGATATGA
- a CDS encoding NAD(P)-dependent oxidoreductase — protein sequence MKLAVIGANGQAGQAIVAEAVARGHEVTAIVRSSNQSQAQAVLQKDLFDLESADLSGFDAVVSAFGAFAPETLPQHTTALEHVASILDGSDTRLLVVGGAGSLYLDDSLTTQLYQTPDFPEGFFPLAEAMSKGLAALRKVSKVNWTYISPAADFEVDYPKTGEYLLAGEIFTVNQAGESKMSYADYAIAMVDEIENGNHLNERISVLGK from the coding sequence ATGAAACTAGCAGTGATTGGAGCAAATGGACAAGCAGGACAGGCGATTGTGGCAGAAGCAGTAGCCCGTGGCCATGAGGTGACAGCGATTGTTCGCTCAAGTAATCAATCTCAAGCACAAGCGGTTCTGCAAAAGGATTTATTTGACTTGGAATCAGCAGATTTGAGCGGATTTGATGCAGTAGTGAGTGCTTTTGGTGCTTTTGCTCCTGAAACATTGCCGCAACACACGACTGCTTTGGAGCATGTAGCGAGTATTTTGGATGGAAGCGACACGCGACTTTTAGTAGTTGGTGGGGCAGGAAGTTTGTATCTGGATGATAGCCTGACTACTCAACTCTATCAGACACCTGATTTTCCAGAGGGTTTCTTCCCATTGGCAGAGGCGATGAGTAAGGGCTTAGCAGCACTCCGTAAGGTATCAAAGGTCAATTGGACCTATATCAGTCCTGCGGCAGATTTTGAAGTAGATTATCCAAAAACAGGTGAGTATCTTCTTGCGGGGGAAATCTTTACGGTGAATCAAGCTGGTGAAAGCAAGATGAGCTATGCAGACTATGCGATTGCCATGGTGGATGAAATCGAAAATGGCAATCATCTGAATGAGCGGATTTCTGTTCTTGGAAAGTAG
- a CDS encoding MarR family transcriptional regulator — translation MNDLLSHQLCYSFYNVERLFRQFYKKNLEKFDLTYTQYLVLVVLWEEASLPLKEIGKRLDLSSNTLTPLLKRLEEKGYLFRLRPEKDKRQLYVQLTEGGKHLQQDIKTHLSECFRQIEGLTREGADQLIQENNQLIQALKNSL, via the coding sequence ATGAACGATTTACTATCCCACCAGCTCTGTTACTCTTTTTACAATGTAGAGCGGCTGTTCCGTCAATTTTATAAGAAAAATCTGGAGAAATTTGATCTAACCTACACCCAGTATCTGGTTCTAGTCGTGCTGTGGGAGGAGGCTTCCTTGCCTTTAAAAGAGATTGGTAAACGCCTTGACTTATCCAGCAATACCTTAACTCCCTTGCTCAAGCGTTTAGAGGAAAAAGGATATCTTTTCAGGTTGCGACCTGAAAAGGACAAACGGCAACTGTATGTACAGCTAACAGAAGGAGGAAAACATCTCCAACAGGATATTAAAACGCACTTGTCAGAGTGTTTTCGCCAGATTGAAGGACTGACACGAGAAGGAGCCGATCAGTTGATTCAAGAAAATAATCAGCTGATTCAAGCACTGAAAAATAGCTTATAA
- a CDS encoding dihydrolipoyl dehydrogenase family protein — protein MYQYDVTFIGSGHASWHAAVDLSKAGKKVAIIEKDVTAGTCTNYGCNAKFLLESPFEFLDGLARYEKAGIAKSGEISWEKLMAYKQEEIGSYAPIMEGMFAHVGIDLLKGHGRLIDAHTVAYGDETITTEFVVIGTGQRPARLNVPGNEFFHDSREFLDLETLPNRMTFIGAGIISLEFATMVSKMGKEVHIVEFADRALAAYPESYVATVVEKMTAEGVHFHFGQAVSEAIKTQDAYLVRTASGLAIETDYIVDATGRVSNVEGLGLEELGIETDRGGIVVNEFMQTAVPTIYASGDVVSKTIPKLTPTASFESSYIARHILGEREAIAYPVVPNVVFTLPRIAQVGVTVEEAKQQLDLYHIVEIPFGQKLKFQTKLEEEAHITFIVGKDKTLKGAALLGHEAGELVNLITFIIQQKVTAKDLDQMIFAFPAVTNGILNDLKMALA, from the coding sequence ATGTATCAATACGATGTAACCTTTATCGGCTCAGGACATGCTAGCTGGCATGCGGCGGTTGACTTGTCAAAGGCTGGTAAGAAAGTCGCCATTATCGAAAAAGATGTCACTGCTGGGACCTGTACCAATTATGGCTGCAATGCGAAATTTTTGCTCGAAAGTCCTTTTGAATTTTTAGATGGCTTGGCACGGTATGAAAAAGCTGGTATCGCAAAGAGTGGTGAGATTTCTTGGGAAAAATTAATGGCTTATAAGCAAGAAGAAATCGGAAGCTATGCACCAATTATGGAGGGAATGTTTGCCCATGTCGGCATTGACCTCTTGAAGGGGCATGGTCGTTTGATTGATGCTCACACAGTAGCCTATGGGGATGAAACGATTACAACAGAATTTGTAGTGATCGGAACAGGTCAGCGTCCAGCTAGGTTGAATGTACCGGGGAATGAATTTTTCCATGATAGCCGCGAATTTCTTGATTTAGAAACCTTACCAAATCGCATGACTTTTATTGGAGCGGGGATTATTTCCCTAGAATTTGCGACAATGGTCTCAAAAATGGGCAAAGAAGTTCATATTGTTGAATTTGCGGACCGGGCCTTGGCTGCTTATCCGGAGTCTTATGTAGCTACGGTTGTTGAGAAAATGACGGCTGAGGGAGTTCATTTTCATTTTGGGCAAGCTGTGTCAGAAGCTATCAAAACGCAAGATGCCTATCTTGTTCGGACAGCAAGCGGGCTAGCGATTGAGACGGACTATATTGTGGATGCGACAGGACGTGTGTCAAATGTAGAAGGTCTTGGGCTAGAAGAGCTAGGTATTGAGACTGACCGTGGCGGAATTGTGGTCAACGAGTTTATGCAAACAGCTGTCCCAACCATTTATGCGTCTGGGGATGTTGTTTCAAAAACCATTCCGAAATTGACCCCAACGGCTAGCTTTGAGTCAAGCTACATTGCACGCCATATTTTAGGCGAGCGAGAAGCGATTGCTTATCCTGTCGTTCCAAATGTAGTCTTTACACTTCCACGGATTGCCCAAGTCGGAGTCACAGTGGAAGAAGCTAAGCAGCAGCTTGATCTCTACCACATCGTGGAAATACCATTTGGACAAAAATTGAAATTCCAAACAAAATTAGAGGAAGAAGCACACATCACCTTTATTGTTGGCAAAGACAAGACCTTAAAAGGAGCAGCACTTCTTGGACATGAAGCAGGGGAATTAGTCAATTTAATCACATTCATCATTCAGCAAAAGGTAACAGCCAAGGACTTAGACCAGATGATTTTTGCCTTTCCAGCCGTTACGAATGGTATTTTGAATGATTTGAAAATGGCCTTGGCCTAA
- a CDS encoding SDR family oxidoreductase has protein sequence MTKVIVITGASSGIGEATATLLAKSDAKLVLGARREDQLKAIVQAIQEQGGEAVYAATDVTKQEQVEALKELALSTFGRVDVWINNAGVMPQAPFMAATVQEWEQAIDINVKGVLYGITASLPVMARQKAGQIINIASVEGHHSHVGGGVYSATKYAVRAISDSLREEMAQMEGNLRCTVISPGAIQTELVGTVADENIKSAYEDFYRSHGISAERVALTIQQAIDLPEDTAWNEVVMRPIKQVL, from the coding sequence ATGACAAAGGTTATTGTAATTACAGGGGCTTCATCGGGTATTGGAGAAGCAACGGCTACCTTATTAGCAAAAAGCGATGCGAAGCTAGTATTAGGAGCAAGAAGAGAAGACCAGCTAAAAGCCATTGTTCAGGCAATTCAAGAGCAGGGAGGCGAAGCTGTCTATGCAGCGACGGATGTGACGAAGCAGGAGCAAGTTGAGGCCTTAAAAGAGCTTGCCTTGAGCACTTTTGGACGTGTGGATGTCTGGATAAACAATGCAGGCGTCATGCCTCAAGCTCCCTTTATGGCTGCAACAGTTCAAGAATGGGAGCAAGCAATTGATATCAATGTGAAGGGTGTCTTATACGGCATCACAGCTTCCCTTCCAGTCATGGCTCGCCAAAAAGCTGGTCAAATTATCAATATTGCCTCTGTGGAAGGCCATCATTCGCATGTTGGAGGTGGTGTCTATTCTGCCACTAAATATGCCGTTCGAGCAATTTCAGACTCGCTTCGTGAAGAAATGGCACAAATGGAGGGCAACCTACGCTGTACGGTGATTTCTCCAGGTGCTATTCAAACGGAATTGGTAGGAACTGTCGCTGATGAGAACATCAAGTCAGCTTATGAAGATTTTTACCGCTCACACGGCATTTCCGCAGAACGAGTGGCGTTAACGATCCAGCAAGCCATTGATTTACCGGAAGATACTGCTTGGAATGAGGTCGTCATGCGTCCGATAAAGCAAGTGCTGTAA
- a CDS encoding DUF1304 domain-containing protein — protein MKKIGNLTCFFSSLVVLEFLYIFYLETMMTASESTSRVFAIPVEVLKTDTVQLLFQNQGVYNLMIAVVLVYTLVFSKNKIELLFVTLIYILVVALYGGWTSDISIFFKQGSVPLLATLSLVYDIAKNRKD, from the coding sequence ATGAAAAAAATCGGAAACCTCACATGCTTTTTTAGTAGTCTGGTTGTCTTAGAATTTCTCTATATTTTTTATCTGGAGACCATGATGACTGCTTCAGAGTCTACCTCTCGCGTCTTTGCCATTCCTGTTGAGGTGCTAAAGACGGATACGGTTCAATTACTCTTTCAAAATCAGGGTGTCTACAATCTGATGATTGCTGTCGTACTTGTTTACACCCTAGTTTTCAGTAAAAATAAGATTGAACTACTATTTGTAACACTGATTTATATTTTAGTTGTGGCGCTTTATGGTGGCTGGACCAGTGATATCAGTATTTTCTTCAAACAAGGGAGTGTCCCTCTCTTAGCAACACTTAGTCTGGTCTATGATATTGCAAAAAATAGGAAGGATTGA
- a CDS encoding alpha/beta hydrolase, whose product MKWWKVIGLGGVFMFVLAYVGASFYFAKSIVKPTPMTLAEEEAWEKEHGMWNEFDQYEVEEYTVKGVDDYPLHAALVKAADPNSKKYVIITHGFRSNRNGAVKYVEVYRNLGYHCIIYDVRGHGKNAPATVTLGNVESKDLLYLIEDSYQRYGSDSYLGLQGESMGSSISLNALQYQPKVQFVVADCGFTNLYDLIAAGYQANHVSFLMPGVSWMTKHIYGVDMKETSAIDAVANNQSIPITFIHGADDRFILPENSQQLAEQNPTPDTVKLVDGAAHAASREVLGVAGYQALVQQNPNVK is encoded by the coding sequence ATGAAGTGGTGGAAAGTTATTGGTCTAGGGGGAGTTTTTATGTTCGTTCTAGCCTATGTGGGGGCTTCCTTTTACTTTGCGAAAAGTATTGTAAAACCTACTCCGATGACCTTAGCTGAGGAAGAAGCATGGGAAAAAGAACATGGCATGTGGAATGAATTTGACCAGTATGAGGTAGAAGAGTACACCGTTAAGGGGGTGGATGATTATCCCTTGCATGCGGCCTTGGTCAAGGCAGCGGATCCTAATAGTAAAAAGTATGTGATTATCACCCACGGCTTTCGTTCCAATCGAAATGGGGCCGTCAAGTATGTGGAAGTCTATCGTAATTTGGGCTATCACTGCATTATCTATGACGTTCGTGGCCATGGGAAAAACGCTCCTGCTACGGTAACATTGGGCAATGTCGAGTCAAAAGATCTTCTGTATTTGATTGAAGATAGTTACCAACGCTATGGTTCTGATAGTTATCTAGGACTTCAGGGGGAGTCAATGGGTAGCTCCATTTCGCTAAACGCCTTACAATACCAACCCAAGGTTCAATTTGTCGTAGCAGATTGTGGTTTTACCAATCTGTATGACTTAATTGCGGCTGGTTATCAGGCCAATCACGTCAGTTTTCTCATGCCGGGAGTTAGTTGGATGACCAAACATATTTACGGTGTCGATATGAAAGAAACTAGTGCCATTGATGCAGTTGCAAACAATCAAAGCATTCCCATCACCTTTATCCATGGTGCAGATGATCGATTTATTTTACCTGAAAATAGTCAGCAATTGGCGGAGCAAAATCCAACTCCAGACACAGTCAAGTTGGTTGACGGTGCAGCTCACGCAGCATCAAGAGAGGTCTTAGGCGTCGCAGGCTATCAGGCACTCGTCCAGCAAAATCCAAATGTAAAATAG
- a CDS encoding M24 family metallopeptidase — protein sequence MTKINDILTQLRRTELDMAVFSDPVSIYYLTGFYSDPHERQMFLFISEESTPLLFVPALDAERARQSVAFPVVGYVDSENPWEKIKAALPAKNYNHVGLEFDNLILTKYQGLKTVFEQATFDNLTPIINRMRLIKSADEIQKMMIAGKWADKAVQLGFEAISLAKTETDIIAEIEFAMKREGLEMSFETMVLTGNNAANPHGIPGPHKVENNALLLFDLGVMANGYASDMTRTVAVGQPNQFKKDIYALTLEAQQAALDFIKPGVTAHEVDRAAREVIEKAGYGEYFNHRLGHGIGMDVHEFPSIMEGNDLVLEEGMCFSVEPGIYIPGKVGVRIEDCGYVTANGFEVFTDTSKELLYFD from the coding sequence ATGACTAAAATCAATGATATACTGACACAGTTACGCAGGACTGAATTAGATATGGCTGTCTTTTCAGATCCTGTTTCGATTTACTATCTGACTGGTTTTTACAGCGATCCGCATGAACGCCAAATGTTCCTCTTTATCAGCGAAGAAAGCACACCGCTCCTCTTTGTCCCAGCCTTGGATGCCGAACGTGCTCGTCAATCAGTTGCTTTTCCAGTTGTAGGCTATGTAGATTCTGAAAATCCTTGGGAAAAAATCAAAGCTGCTTTACCAGCCAAAAACTACAACCACGTTGGACTTGAGTTTGACAATCTGATTCTGACCAAATATCAGGGCTTAAAAACTGTCTTTGAGCAAGCAACATTTGACAATCTTACTCCGATCATCAACCGCATGCGTTTAATCAAATCAGCAGATGAAATCCAAAAGATGATGATTGCAGGAAAATGGGCTGACAAGGCCGTTCAATTAGGTTTTGAGGCGATTTCACTCGCTAAAACAGAAACAGATATTATCGCTGAAATTGAATTTGCAATGAAACGTGAAGGACTTGAAATGAGTTTTGAAACCATGGTCTTAACAGGTAACAATGCTGCGAATCCTCATGGTATCCCCGGCCCTCACAAGGTAGAAAATAATGCCCTTCTCCTCTTTGACCTAGGGGTTATGGCAAATGGCTATGCAAGCGATATGACTAGAACAGTTGCGGTTGGCCAACCGAATCAGTTCAAAAAAGACATTTACGCCCTCACGCTTGAAGCCCAACAAGCAGCCCTTGACTTTATCAAACCAGGTGTGACAGCCCATGAAGTAGACCGCGCAGCACGTGAAGTGATTGAAAAAGCTGGCTACGGTGAGTATTTTAACCACCGCTTGGGACACGGAATCGGCATGGATGTCCACGAATTCCCGTCGATTATGGAAGGAAATGATCTCGTCCTCGAAGAAGGCATGTGCTTCTCTGTTGAACCAGGTATCTATATCCCTGGAAAAGTCGGCGTCCGCATTGAGGACTGTGGCTACGTAACAGCAAATGGTTTTGAAGTCTTTACTGATACCAGCAAGGAACTCTTGTATTTTGACTAA
- a CDS encoding glycosyltransferase family 4 protein: MSTKKIINMLSSSEKVKGQGVSGAYRELTSLLREKGQDALLLVEKPFAQADITHYHTIDPLFYLTTFFKKRTGRRIGYVHFLPETLQGSLKISRLLQGLVSWYVMSFYGRMDELVVVNPSFIDELVDLGIPREKVTYIPNFVNREKWNPITDEENKATRQRYKIAEDAFVVLGAGQVQKRKGIDDFAHLAQAMPDVIFVWAGGFSFGSMTDGHEKYKKLMANPPANLIFPGIVEADEMRRLYGMADVFLLPSYNELFPMTILEAASCGSPIVLRDLSLYKVILSGKYESAKDVTGMEDILHKLQDNPEELAELRHKASLISKEYSPEALWKIWSEFYDL; the protein is encoded by the coding sequence ATGAGCACAAAAAAAATAATCAATATGCTAAGTTCTAGTGAGAAGGTCAAGGGACAAGGAGTGTCTGGAGCCTATCGGGAATTGACGAGTTTACTCCGAGAAAAGGGGCAAGACGCTCTTCTTTTAGTGGAAAAGCCATTTGCTCAAGCAGATATTACCCATTATCATACGATTGATCCCTTATTTTATCTGACGACCTTCTTTAAAAAGCGGACTGGACGCCGAATTGGCTATGTCCATTTTTTGCCTGAGACCTTGCAAGGAAGTCTTAAGATTTCTCGTTTGCTACAGGGACTTGTTTCCTGGTATGTGATGAGTTTCTACGGTCGGATGGATGAGCTAGTTGTGGTGAATCCAAGTTTTATCGACGAATTGGTGGATCTAGGGATTCCACGGGAAAAAGTGACCTATATTCCTAACTTTGTCAATAGGGAGAAATGGAACCCTATCACAGATGAGGAAAACAAGGCTACACGTCAGCGTTACAAGATCGCTGAAGATGCATTTGTTGTATTGGGAGCAGGGCAGGTACAAAAGCGAAAAGGAATTGATGATTTCGCTCACTTAGCTCAGGCAATGCCAGATGTCATCTTTGTCTGGGCGGGTGGTTTCTCTTTCGGCAGTATGACAGATGGCCACGAGAAATACAAAAAACTCATGGCAAACCCTCCTGCAAATCTCATTTTTCCAGGCATTGTAGAGGCAGATGAGATGCGGAGACTCTATGGAATGGCAGATGTGTTTTTGTTGCCTAGCTACAATGAATTGTTTCCTATGACAATCTTAGAGGCAGCGAGTTGCGGGAGTCCGATTGTATTACGTGATCTGAGTCTATACAAGGTCATTTTAAGTGGGAAGTATGAATCTGCAAAAGATGTGACAGGGATGGAGGACATTCTACACAAGCTACAGGACAACCCAGAAGAGTTGGCTGAGTTGAGGCACAAAGCTTCCTTGATTTCAAAAGAATATTCACCAGAGGCTTTGTGGAAGATTTGGTCAGAATTTTATGATTTGTAG
- a CDS encoding glycosyltransferase family 4 protein codes for MRIGLFTDTYFPQVSGVATSIKTLKTELEKQGHRVFIFTTTDKDVNRYEDWEIIRIPSVPFFAFKDRRIAYRGFTDALKIASRYDLDIIHTQTEFSLGILGKMVARELDIPVVHTYHTQYEDYVRYIANGKLIRPSMVKYLVRAFFKDLDGVICPSEIVDNLLNDYHILVSKRVIPTGIELAKFDRPEITSDMVAELRENLGIQEDETMLLSLSRISYEKNIQAVIAAMPRILLENKKVKLVIAGGGPYAEVLRQQIMDLQLENHILMTGMIAPSDTALYYKAADFFISASTSETQGLTYLESLASGTPIIAAWNPYLKNVVTDKMFGTLYRREAELADAVLDAIVVTPNMNAYQLERKLYEISAENFGRRVYEYYLDLKISHDFRREHINEDSTAETLIKEAISLPKRAFVKSSDTTATIVKKSVEQVKLIRNYFED; via the coding sequence ATGAGAATTGGACTATTTACAGATACCTATTTTCCTCAGGTATCAGGCGTTGCAACGTCAATTAAGACCCTGAAAACAGAGCTAGAAAAGCAGGGGCATCGTGTCTTTATCTTTACGACAACAGATAAGGACGTCAATCGCTATGAAGATTGGGAGATTATTCGGATTCCAAGTGTGCCGTTTTTCGCCTTTAAGGATCGAAGAATCGCCTATCGGGGGTTTACAGATGCGCTGAAGATTGCTAGTCGTTATGATTTAGATATTATCCACACGCAGACGGAATTTTCCTTAGGAATTTTAGGCAAAATGGTCGCCCGAGAATTGGATATTCCCGTTGTGCATACCTACCATACGCAATACGAAGATTATGTGCGCTATATTGCAAATGGGAAATTGATTCGTCCCAGCATGGTCAAATACTTGGTCCGAGCTTTTTTCAAGGATTTGGATGGGGTGATTTGTCCGAGCGAGATTGTGGACAATCTTCTGAACGACTATCATATTTTAGTATCAAAGCGCGTGATTCCAACAGGGATTGAATTAGCAAAATTTGACCGACCAGAAATCACGTCAGATATGGTAGCCGAATTGCGTGAGAATTTGGGGATTCAAGAAGATGAAACCATGTTGCTGAGCCTGTCACGGATTTCCTATGAAAAAAATATTCAGGCTGTTATTGCAGCTATGCCACGGATTTTATTGGAAAATAAGAAGGTCAAACTAGTCATTGCAGGAGGTGGCCCTTATGCGGAGGTGTTGAGGCAGCAAATTATGGATTTACAGCTAGAAAATCATATCTTGATGACAGGAATGATAGCGCCAAGTGACACAGCGCTCTATTATAAGGCTGCTGATTTCTTTATCTCTGCTTCAACTAGTGAAACGCAAGGGCTGACTTATTTAGAAAGTCTAGCCTCTGGCACACCGATTATTGCAGCATGGAATCCTTATTTGAAGAATGTGGTGACGGATAAGATGTTTGGTACTCTGTATCGGCGTGAAGCTGAGTTGGCTGACGCGGTGTTGGATGCCATAGTCGTCACCCCTAACATGAATGCCTATCAGTTGGAAAGAAAACTATATGAGATTTCGGCTGAAAATTTTGGTCGTAGGGTCTATGAATACTATCTGGATTTGAAAATTTCCCATGATTTTAGACGGGAACACATCAATGAAGATAGCACAGCAGAAACCTTAATAAAAGAAGCGATTAGTCTACCCAAACGAGCCTTTGTCAAGTCATCGGACACGACGGCAACGATTGTAAAAAAATCCGTAGAGCAAGTAAAATTGATTCGGAATTATTTTGAGGATTAG
- a CDS encoding DUF1349 domain-containing protein produces MNSTVTADKLKWTREPAAYSLSDEEITITTLPHTDLWQRTYYHFRNDNAPVLQMETDEEFFSFVVKTQFDSKHRFDQCGVVVYLDSENWLKASIEYENETIQHLGSVVTNQGYSDWATTEIAADVREMWYRLSRRGQDFRLECSTDGQHFQQMRICHLHEAKETISFGIYACSPEDSSFTARFTNLSLGECMWLAHDGQAPDDFV; encoded by the coding sequence ATGAATTCTACAGTTACAGCTGATAAGCTCAAGTGGACGAGGGAGCCTGCTGCCTACAGTCTATCAGATGAGGAAATCACGATAACGACTCTGCCGCATACGGATCTTTGGCAGCGAACCTATTACCATTTCCGTAATGACAATGCCCCAGTGCTACAAATGGAGACAGACGAGGAATTTTTCTCTTTTGTCGTAAAGACGCAGTTTGATAGCAAGCATCGGTTTGATCAATGTGGTGTTGTGGTTTATCTAGATAGTGAAAATTGGCTCAAAGCCTCGATTGAGTATGAAAATGAGACCATTCAGCATTTGGGGAGTGTCGTGACCAATCAAGGCTATTCGGACTGGGCCACGACAGAGATTGCAGCAGATGTAAGAGAGATGTGGTATCGTCTGAGTCGCAGAGGTCAGGATTTCCGTCTTGAATGTTCGACAGATGGCCAGCATTTCCAGCAGATGCGGATTTGTCACTTGCATGAAGCGAAAGAAACCATTTCTTTTGGTATCTATGCTTGCAGTCCAGAAGATTCATCTTTCACCGCTCGCTTTACCAACCTATCCCTAGGAGAATGCATGTGGCTGGCTCATGATGGTCAGGCACCTGATGACTTCGTTTAA